The genomic DNA CCAGTCCTAGCATAGCCCCGGGCTGAACACAACTTCTCAGCCTTCGCTGGGCCGGGCGGCCACGGTCGGCGCGTCCGGCACACGGCTCGGCAGCGGCTCCGGGTGGCCGTCGGCAGGCAGGAACAGCATGCACACCCAGGGCAGCACGGGCAGGATGCTGAGCACTTGCATGGCCGCCCCTACCCCCCAGGTATCGGCGACAACACCCAGGCCGGTGACGCTCAGGCCCCCAACGCCAAAGCCGACCCCGGTCATCAGCCCGGCGGTCGTGCCCAGCCGGCCCTGCATCAGGTTCTGGGCAATCACCAGGGTCAGCGCAAACATCGGTGACAAGAGCGCGCCGACCAGGGCCAGAACGATCAGGCTGAGGGCTCCATCGGTGTGCAGAAACACCAGCAGCAAGGGACTCAGCAAGCCGAAGCTCAGGACCAGGAAGCGTTTGTGACCGATGCGGTCGGACACGGGGCCGGCAATCAGGGTCCCAACCGCCCCGGCAATCAAGAACAGCGACACAATCGAGCCCACCACAACCGTACTCTCGCCCCGTGCATCAAAGTACAGCGGCACATAGGTAAACAGGCCGGCGTGGACACACGAGCCGAGCATGACCACGCCCAACACCACCGCCATGGCCGCGTGGGGAATGGCCGGCGGCTCGGCCCGGACCTGGCCCGACGGCAGCCTGACCCGCGACAGCCACGGCAGGGAGCGGAGCAATATGCCGCCGACGATCAGCCCCGGTATCCACAGCAGCAGCAGGCCGCGCGGCCCCAGGGCGGCCAGACACAGGACCACGGCCAGCGGGCCTAAACCCAGGCCGATATTCCCGCCGACCGAAAAGAGTGAGATACCGGTCGCCTTTTTTGCGCCGGTCGACAGATACGCGGTCTTGTACGCTTCAGGATGATAGCTGGCAATCCCGATACCGCTGATCAAGATCAGTACCAACAGCATCGGATAGCTGCTGGCCAGGCCCACACTGGCCATGCCGCAGGTCGCAGCCACGACCCCAAAGGGCAGCAGCCAGGCCTTGGTACTGCGGTCCGACAGGTAACCGAAGATCGGCTGGACCAGCGACGAGGACACATTGGCAACCAGAATGAGAGCGCTGGTCATGGTGTAGGACAGGGCAAAAGAATTTTTGAGAAACGGCAACAGGGCGGGTAAGGCGCCCGTATTCAGGTCAACCATCAGATGGCCCAGCCCCAGCAGGGCCAGGGCTTTTTTGTTCATTCCGTGCGACATGCTCAGACTCCCGTGTGTCGGACGGCCAGGTCGGCCGCAGGCAGCTCAATATCAATCCGATCAGGAATCACCAGGAAATACAAGATCACAAAAGACACCGCGACCAGGAAGGGCAGCGCCCAGCTGCCGGTCTGGGCGATCAGAAAGCCGGCCGTCATCGGGCCGAAGATACCGGCAAAATTCCCCGAGCCGTTCATGACCCCGGAGATGGCGCCGACCAGCCTGGGGTTGA from Desulfurellaceae bacterium includes the following:
- a CDS encoding MFS transporter codes for the protein MSHGMNKKALALLGLGHLMVDLNTGALPALLPFLKNSFALSYTMTSALILVANVSSSLVQPIFGYLSDRSTKAWLLPFGVVAATCGMASVGLASSYPMLLVLILISGIGIASYHPEAYKTAYLSTGAKKATGISLFSVGGNIGLGLGPLAVVLCLAALGPRGLLLLWIPGLIVGGILLRSLPWLSRVRLPSGQVRAEPPAIPHAAMAVVLGVVMLGSCVHAGLFTYVPLYFDARGESTVVVGSIVSLFLIAGAVGTLIAGPVSDRIGHKRFLVLSFGLLSPLLLVFLHTDGALSLIVLALVGALLSPMFALTLVIAQNLMQGRLGTTAGLMTGVGFGVGGLSVTGLGVVADTWGVGAAMQVLSILPVLPWVCMLFLPADGHPEPLPSRVPDAPTVAARPSEG